The genomic DNA CGCGACGGCGTCGGTCCGGTCGCCGGGCACCCAGGCGTCGAGCAGCTCGTCCGTCACGCTCTCGATGTACGGGTGCAGCCGGGCGACGGCCCCGGAGGTGAACGACTTCGCCACCAGGCCGCGCAGCCGGGTGTGCTGCGGCGGGTCGGTCGCCAGCATGCTCCGGGAGACGGCCGGGTGCAGGTTGCGCCCGGTGTCCCGGCCGGCGAAGAAGCGCGCGGTGTCCTTCGACAGCCGCGGGTCGGCGAATGCCTCCCGGGCTTCGGCGTATCCGGTGACGAGGTAGCTCGACCGGCCTCCGCCGCCGGGTACCCGCTGGACCGGCGAGGCGCTGCGGAGTGCCGCGAAGGCGGGGTACGGGTTCCGGAAGAACCCCGGATCCTGGAGTGGGTTGCTCACGCCCCGAGCGTAGCCAGCGGTCGTTGCCCCGTCCGGAGGGACGGCGCGCGTGGCGCGCGGCCGCCGGGACCGTGCGGTGTGACAATCGGCTGGTGCTCAGCAGCCTCCGCGATCGCCTCCTCCCTGATCATCAGCGGCGCTCCCTGGAGGAGTTGGAGGAGGACCTGGACCTGTCGGCGGGGGACCGGCGCTCGAAACAGTCGGCGTTCTGGACGATGCTGGTCCTGGCGGCGGTGATCGCGGCCGCCGGGGTGCTGACGGACTCCACGGCCACCGTGATCGGCGCGATGATCATCGCGCCGCTGTCGACGCCGATCATGGGGATCGCGCTCGGCGCGGTGCAGCGCCGCAAGTCGACGGCGGCCCTGTTCGTGACCGGCGGCGGCCTGCTGGTGGTGGCGATCGGCGCGCTGGCCTCGCTGGTGGTGCCCGCCTCCTACGACCTGCTGTCGGACAGTCAGATCTCCAGCCGCACCTCGCCGGGCCTGCTGGACCTGGTGGCCGCGCTCGCCACGGGCCTCGCCGGGGCCGTGGCCCTCTCCCGCCGGGACGTCGCGGCGGTCCTGCCCGGGGTGGCGATCGCGATCTCGCTGGTGCCGCCGCTGGTGGTGACCGGCGTCTGTGCCGGGCAGGGGGCCTGGTGGCTGGCCCTGGGCTCGTTCGTGCTCTTCGTGTCCAACCTGGTGGCCATGGTGGCGGCCGGCATCGCGGTGTTCGGCGGCCTGGGGTACGCGACGGCGGGCCGGCAGCGCGAGGCGGGTCCGGTGCGCCGTACCTACGTGGCGCTCGGCCTGGTGTTCGCCGCGGTCGGCCTGGTGCTGGCGGCGAACACCGCGGGCGCCTTGCTGGTCCAGCTGTGGACGACGCGGGCCACGAACGCGACGGCCGACTGGCTGGCGGACTCGCCCGGGGCCTCCGTGGTCAACGTCCAGGCGCACTCGCGCACCCTGTACGTCCAGGTCCGGGCGCCCGCGGATCTGCCGCCGGTCGAGTCGCTGCTGGCCGCGCTCCAGGGGCAGATCCCGGACGGCGTGCCGGTGGTGGTCACCACCACCGAGGGCCGCCAGATCCAGGCCGGGCGGGTCGGCGACTGAGCGGGGCGCCCCTCGACGGACTGTCAGCCGCGCGGCGGCCGGGAGGTGAGGGGGCGTCCGGCGAGGGCCGCGCCGCCGGCGACGTGCAGGTCGCCGTCGTGGACGAGGACGTGCGAGGGCTCCTCGCTGAAGAGTCCGTCGAACTCCAGCTCCGGGCCGGCCAGGAACGGGAAGCGTTCGACCGCCTCGTCCCAGGGGAGGGCCGTCCAGGCGGTCGTCAGTCGGTCGAACAGCACGTCGCACCCCCCGGGTCCACGGTCGTGGGACGGAAGCGTAGCGCCCGGTGCCGGGCGGGGGCCGAGGACCCCCGCCCGGGGTGGTGCAGGTCAGCTGACGGTGCGGCAGACCGTTCCGTTGAGGCGGAAGACCGTCGGGGTCGGGTTGGCGCCGTTGTTGGCGCCGACGAAGCCGAAGCTCGCGGTGTTGCCGCCGTTCGGCGCGAGGCGCGCGTTGGAGTCGCCGTTGGTGACGCGGACGTGCCGGCCGTCCTCGTGGACGACGGCGTTCCACCAGGAGGCGGCGGACTGCCCGGTGGAGGGCCAGTCGAAGT from Kitasatospora terrestris includes the following:
- a CDS encoding DUF389 domain-containing protein, whose protein sequence is MLSSLRDRLLPDHQRRSLEELEEDLDLSAGDRRSKQSAFWTMLVLAAVIAAAGVLTDSTATVIGAMIIAPLSTPIMGIALGAVQRRKSTAALFVTGGGLLVVAIGALASLVVPASYDLLSDSQISSRTSPGLLDLVAALATGLAGAVALSRRDVAAVLPGVAIAISLVPPLVVTGVCAGQGAWWLALGSFVLFVSNLVAMVAAGIAVFGGLGYATAGRQREAGPVRRTYVALGLVFAAVGLVLAANTAGALLVQLWTTRATNATADWLADSPGASVVNVQAHSRTLYVQVRAPADLPPVESLLAALQGQIPDGVPVVVTTTEGRQIQAGRVGD